From the Planctomycetota bacterium genome, one window contains:
- a CDS encoding MFS transporter, which produces MPPDLDARGQPLPEMPDAKRGRALLFVGLAVAAVAFALALQIGLCDNFVVAELDLKGFHKGVLEAVREACGIVSLGILALLAGVAEPLLGAAMLALFAVGLGSYTFVPDFRWLLIASVVWSQGLHVWMPLPESMTLSLAEPGRSGFRLGQVRSAGAAGFGLGIGAALGLTLLGVRMRPMFLVAGAFGLLAAALCFGIPRDLKTPGPRLVFRRRYGLYYLLSFLDGWRRQIFLCFAGFLLVREYGTRLEIILLLLGTVQVISYFTMPWVGRLIDRVGERRILVLYFCTVTLIFIGYTFIGNRYALYVLYVADNCFSALAAALTVYVGRIAPPGERTPTLGMGVAMNHVSAVLMPLLGGLLWQHFGYQWTFLAGVAAALASIAVAFRVPPKESG; this is translated from the coding sequence ATGCCTCCTGACCTCGATGCGCGAGGGCAGCCGTTGCCCGAGATGCCGGACGCCAAGCGGGGGCGGGCACTGCTCTTCGTCGGCCTGGCCGTGGCCGCTGTGGCGTTCGCCCTCGCCCTCCAGATCGGGCTGTGCGACAACTTCGTGGTGGCCGAGCTGGACCTCAAAGGCTTCCACAAGGGCGTGCTCGAGGCGGTGCGCGAGGCGTGCGGCATCGTGTCGCTGGGCATCCTCGCCCTGCTGGCGGGCGTGGCCGAGCCGCTGCTGGGCGCGGCGATGCTCGCGCTGTTCGCCGTGGGCCTGGGCAGCTACACCTTTGTTCCCGACTTCCGCTGGCTCCTCATCGCCAGCGTGGTGTGGAGCCAGGGGCTGCACGTGTGGATGCCGCTGCCGGAGTCCATGACGCTGAGCCTGGCGGAGCCTGGGCGGAGCGGCTTTCGCCTGGGCCAGGTGCGCTCGGCGGGGGCGGCGGGTTTCGGGCTGGGCATCGGCGCGGCGCTGGGCCTCACGCTGCTGGGCGTGCGGATGCGCCCGATGTTCCTCGTGGCAGGCGCCTTCGGGCTGCTCGCGGCGGCCCTGTGCTTCGGCATTCCGCGCGACCTCAAGACGCCGGGGCCGCGCCTCGTCTTTCGCCGCCGTTACGGCCTCTACTACCTGCTGAGTTTCCTCGACGGCTGGCGGCGGCAGATTTTCCTCTGCTTCGCGGGGTTCCTGCTTGTGCGCGAATACGGCACGCGGCTTGAGATCATCCTGCTGCTCCTGGGCACGGTGCAGGTCATCAGCTACTTCACGATGCCGTGGGTCGGGCGGCTGATTGACCGCGTGGGCGAGCGGCGGATTCTCGTGCTCTACTTCTGCACCGTCACGCTCATCTTCATCGGCTACACGTTCATCGGCAACCGCTATGCCCTCTACGTGCTCTACGTGGCGGACAACTGCTTCTCGGCGCTTGCCGCGGCGCTTACCGTGTACGTTGGCCGCATCGCCCCGCCCGGCGAACGCACGCCCACGCTGGGCATGGGCGTGGCCATGAACCACGTGTCGGCCGTCCTCATGCCCCTTCTCGGCGGGCTGCTGTGGCAGCATTTCGGCTACCAGTGGACCTTTCTCGCCGGCGTCGCCGCCGCCCTCGCGAGCATCGCCGTCGCCTTCCGCGTGCCGCCGAAGGAGTCAGGGTGA
- a CDS encoding OsmC family protein, with translation MAQAVAEETLINGVDVTALGEKAEALRSDPGLGKSRFRITNRWLGCGRNRSTVAGFHALRQDIPHEQTFELEADEPPVLLGTDEGANPVEYLLHALASCLTTSLVYHAAVRGIHIEEVESTLEGDLDIRGFMGLAPDVRKGYQNITVTFRVKSDAPAAKLRELANFSPVFDVVSHGTKVDLKIETRA, from the coding sequence ATGGCACAGGCAGTGGCTGAAGAAACCCTGATCAACGGCGTAGACGTGACGGCCCTGGGCGAGAAGGCAGAGGCGCTTCGCAGCGACCCGGGCCTCGGCAAGTCCAGATTCCGCATCACCAACCGCTGGCTCGGCTGCGGCCGGAACCGCTCGACCGTGGCCGGCTTCCACGCGCTCCGCCAGGACATCCCGCACGAGCAGACCTTCGAGCTGGAGGCGGACGAGCCGCCCGTGCTGCTGGGCACCGACGAGGGGGCCAACCCCGTCGAGTATCTGCTCCACGCGCTGGCCTCGTGCCTCACCACCTCGCTCGTCTATCACGCGGCTGTGCGCGGCATCCACATCGAGGAGGTCGAATCCACCCTGGAAGGCGACCTCGATATCCGCGGCTTCATGGGCCTCGCCCCCGACGTGCGGAAGGGCTACCAGAACATCACCGTGACCTTCCGTGTGAAGAGCGACGCCCCGGCGGCCAAGCTCCGCGAGCTGGCCAACTTCTCCCCCGTCTTCGACGTCGTGTCCCACGGCACCAAGGTGGACCTGAAGATCGAGACGCGGGCCTGA
- a CDS encoding uroporphyrinogen decarboxylase family protein, translated as MTPRERMLTAMRNGQPDCVPAAPDMSNMIPCRLTGKPFWDIYLHHDPPLWLAYIEAVKHFGHDGWLAGLPYRLDCDLKEAAGRPEWQEAIVARTPDRIYTRFHAKAGRRRQWSDWCNVYYIADPPTCGMPLAKAGLPTDPPKRWEDVERRTSYPGMSAFQKARELMGDRGVVLPSVGLPGLRFSPEGVYEYYDNPTAVIERCERERERTVRRTRELVAHKPDAILIGMSGHMIWNPEPIFRQLSLPTLQDVTALCKAAGVVSQIHCCGPEYSLVKIAAEESDLDNINPLEIPPMGDCDLGRLKREFGRRISLMGNLHTTEVMLKGSPDTVRRASRRAIDDAAEGGGFILSTGDQCGRDTPDENILALIEVARTYGRY; from the coding sequence ATGACGCCGAGAGAACGAATGCTCACCGCGATGCGCAACGGCCAGCCCGACTGCGTGCCCGCCGCGCCCGACATGTCGAACATGATCCCCTGCCGCCTCACGGGCAAGCCGTTCTGGGACATCTATCTCCACCACGATCCGCCGCTGTGGCTGGCCTACATCGAGGCGGTGAAGCACTTCGGTCACGACGGCTGGCTCGCCGGCCTGCCCTATCGGCTTGATTGCGACCTCAAGGAGGCCGCGGGCAGACCCGAGTGGCAAGAGGCCATCGTGGCCCGAACGCCCGACCGCATCTACACCCGCTTCCACGCGAAGGCCGGCCGCCGGCGGCAGTGGAGCGACTGGTGCAACGTCTACTACATCGCCGACCCGCCCACCTGCGGCATGCCCCTGGCCAAGGCCGGCCTGCCCACGGACCCGCCGAAGCGCTGGGAAGACGTCGAGCGCCGCACCAGTTATCCCGGCATGAGCGCCTTCCAGAAGGCCAGGGAACTCATGGGCGACCGCGGGGTCGTGCTGCCCAGCGTCGGCCTGCCCGGCCTGCGCTTCAGCCCCGAGGGCGTCTACGAGTACTATGACAACCCAACCGCCGTCATCGAGCGCTGCGAACGCGAGCGCGAGCGCACGGTGCGCCGCACCCGCGAGCTCGTCGCCCACAAGCCCGACGCCATTCTCATCGGCATGTCGGGCCACATGATCTGGAACCCCGAGCCGATCTTCCGCCAGCTCTCGCTCCCCACGCTCCAGGACGTCACGGCCCTCTGCAAGGCCGCGGGCGTGGTGAGCCAGATTCACTGCTGCGGCCCCGAATACTCGCTCGTGAAGATCGCCGCCGAGGAGAGCGATCTGGACAACATCAACCCGCTCGAGATTCCGCCCATGGGCGACTGCGACCTCGGTCGCCTCAAGCGCGAGTTCGGCAGGCGCATCAGCCTGATGGGCAATCTCCACACCACCGAGGTCATGCTCAAGGGCAGCCCCGACACGGTGCGCCGCGCCTCGCGCAGGGCCATAGACGACGCGGCGGAGGGCGGCGGCTTCATCCTTTCCACCGGCGACCAGTGCGGCCGCGACACGCCCGACGAGAACATCCTCGCCCTGATCGAGGTCGCGCGCACCTACGGCCGCTATTGA